tgaCTCCGCTGActaaccttttcaatgagtctctagagtcgagagtggtaccggaggactggagaagggtggatgtgatcTCTgtctacaaaagtggaagtaaggaagaagtagggaattacaggccattaagtctgacttctgtggtaagcaaattaatgaaaatgtttttaaaagagagaatggtgaagtttctagaatcctgtggattacaggactggaggcaacatggattcactagaggtagatcttgtcagacaaatctgatcaatttctttgactgggtgaccagagaattggatagagggaatgcaCAAAGTGgcaggctgggtcaagaaatggttgagtggaaagcgacagagggtagtgatcaatggagatcgctttgaggaaagggatgttaccagtggtgtgcctcaaggttctattcttaggcctgttctttataacattttataaatgatattgctgcagggctgtcgggtaagatttgcctctttgcggatgataccaaaatctgcaatagagtaggcacaccggatggtgtgaataaaatgaagaaatacctggcgaagcttgaagaatggactgaaatttgacagctaaaatttaatgctaagaaatgcaaggtcatgcatttgggctgcaaaaacctgaggaacagtacagttcagggggtgaagaacttatgtgcaccacagaagagtgggatttggatttgattgtatgtgatgatcttaaggtggccaaacaggttgaaaagttgatggtgaaagctagaagaatgctagggtgctaGTAGGATAAaggataaaggaggtattgatatccctgtataagactttggtgagacctcatttagaatattgcgtacaattctggaggccacacattgaaaaaggatggagtctgtccagaggaaggctactaaaatggtgcgtgatcttcatcataaggcgtgtggggacagacttaaagatctcaatctgtatactttggaggaaaggcgggagagggacatatgatacagatgtttgaatacctacatgatgtaaatgcgtgTATGAGTCAActctatttcatttgaaaggaagctctggaatgagagggcataggatgaagttaagagtgataggctcaggagtaatataaggaaatattttttacagaaagggtgatagatgcgtggaacagtctcccagaagaggtggtgaagacagagactgtctgaattcaagaaagcctgggataggcatgagggatctcttagagagaggaagaaataatggttattctggatgggcagactggataggtaatttggcctttatctgccatcatgtttctatgttactattatCAAGAAACGCATAACTAACTTTACACTTCAAACAAATTAAAATCAAAATGTGACTTCAAGGAAAGCTCCTAATGCCCTAACCTGGTGCCTTATCATaagcctgtttaaaaaaaataaagttttaagCTGAGTTTTAAAACCCTGGAGAGATAATTTTCCTCAAATAGCACTAGGAACATTATTCAATTGAAAAGGAGCTGTAAAGAAAGCAGTACAATATAGTTGTCTGCAGCTTGGCAATTCTAGGGCCAGGAAGTGCAAACAGTGATCATACAAAGACTGTAAAACTCTGTCAGGATTATgtgtaaatatgtttattgaacaaTAATGGCAAAAACAGTATACAGTGAATCAAAACTTTTTCCACCATACCATCACAATTCCCAatccccccccatcccacccccaccccacccaggcaGCAGCAACCAGAACcaatagaaaaaacaaacaagaaacaTCTCAAGTATCCCAGAGTTGTCTACGAACATAGGAAGTAAAGGTCAAACTAAAAGAATACCAACATTGACGGAAGAGTCTACCTGTCTTGGTTGACATGTCCACAATGTCTCTGCGCTCCAGCAACATTTGCTGCAGCATTAATGCTCTCCACTGTTGAATAGTCGGGGGTTGAGAAGAGAGCCACTGCAACAGAACACACTTCCTCCCCAGCAGAATAGTCCTCTTGATAAAGGCCGAACAGCCCGGCTTGGGCGGGTGGAAACGAATCTGCAGAGTAATGAGGAAGCTCGGATGAAGTCTCCAGGAGCACCCCCATATCCGGGCCACAGCAGATACCAATTGCAACCAAAAGGCAGACACCATTgggcaggtccaaaacatatgtccaaaagATGCCATAGGTTGTTCGCATTTACCACAGCCATGCTCCGCACTAATCCCCATCACATGCGCTCTCTTGGGGGGATAGAAAGCTCGCAAGAGAAATTTGTAATTGCGTTCCCACTCCATGGAAGATAGGCGGAGGGCATTCCCCAGGCAAAGTCCCCGTCGAATCATGTCGGCTGTGATAGGCACCTGCAAATCCATCGACCATTTCCTGGCCAAGGTTGGAAAATCAAGATCTCCCAAGCAGTCCAAAAGCAACCCATGATACAATTTCAAGGGTATCAAATCCTGTGCTGTCAGTCCAAGAACTTCTTGTAATTTAGTGTAGCTCTCCTCACACAGCACCGCCGGTGTCAGGTTCCGTAAATAATGTTGTAATTGTCTGTATGCAAACCAATCAGTTGCGGTGAGGTGGAACTGAGTGGTCAGGTCTGTGAAAGAGAGAGGAAGTCCTGTGGATTGTACGACCTGTGAAATGTACTGTAATCCCACTGAAGTCCAGCGGCGAAACGGTCCAGAATCCAAGCCAGGTATAAAATCCCCATTGCCAGCAATAGGCAAGTAAGACGTCGCCCTGGAATTGATCTTCAACAGTCTGCAAAGGGATTTCCAAGCCTTGCGCATAGCCGGCAGAAGTGGATGAGAGCTAAGCTGTGGCAAATCCGGCAAGTGGAGAGCATGTAGTAAATAACTGAAATGGTAAGGGTGAAAGCAATAACATTCTATCTCCGGTAAAGAAAAATATTTAGTATCACAAAACCAATCATGGATATGTCTGAGCTGGCAAGCAAGGTTAAATCTGGAAACACTTAAGAGACCCAACCCCCCTTTCCTACGAGGCAACATCAACTTAACTAAAGAAATCCTAGCCCGCTTCCCCTGCCAAAGATATGCAGTAAGGTGAGAATTGTGTTGTGA
The nucleotide sequence above comes from Geotrypetes seraphini chromosome 5, aGeoSer1.1, whole genome shotgun sequence. Encoded proteins:
- the LOC117360698 gene encoding uncharacterized protein LOC117360698, with the translated sequence MRKAWKSLCRLLKINSRATSYLPIAGNGDFIPGLDSGPFRRWTSVGLQYISQVVQSTGLPLSFTDLTTQFHLTATDWFAYRQLQHYLRNLTPAVLCEESYTKLQEVLGLTAQDLIPLKLYHGLLLDCLGDLDFPTLARKWSMDLQVPITADMIRRGLCLGNALRLSSMEWERNYKFLLRAFYPPKRAHVMGISAEHGCGKCEQPMASFGHMFWTCPMVSAFWLQLVSAVARIWGCSWRLHPSFLITLQIRFHPPKPGCSAFIKRTILLGRKCVLLQWLSSQPPTIQQWRALMLQQMLLERRDIVDMSTKTGRLFRQCWYSFSLTFTSYVRRQLWDT